A genomic window from Streptomyces sp. MST-110588 includes:
- the vanX gene encoding D-Ala-D-Ala dipeptidase VanX: MNEDFVYLDELVPGIRWDAKYATRDNFTGAPVDGYLANRIVGTRALCTALGRAQEEAASLGFGLLVWDGYRPQRAVDCFLRWSEQPEDGRTKQRHYPNIDRSQLFDKGYVAAKSGHSRGSTVDLTLYSLATGESVRMGGGHDLMDPISHHGARGITPTEAGNRKCLRSIMENCGFAPYACEWWHYTLKSEPYSDVYFDFPIA, translated from the coding sequence ATGAACGAGGACTTCGTGTACCTGGACGAGCTGGTGCCCGGCATCCGTTGGGATGCCAAGTATGCCACCCGGGACAACTTCACCGGAGCGCCGGTGGACGGATACCTGGCAAACCGGATAGTCGGCACCAGAGCTTTGTGCACAGCCCTGGGGCGAGCGCAAGAAGAAGCCGCATCCCTCGGCTTCGGCTTGCTCGTTTGGGACGGATACCGTCCACAACGCGCCGTCGACTGCTTCCTGCGCTGGTCGGAACAGCCGGAGGATGGCCGGACAAAGCAGCGCCACTACCCCAACATCGACAGATCCCAGCTTTTCGACAAGGGGTACGTGGCCGCCAAGTCGGGCCACAGTCGCGGCAGTACCGTCGACTTGACGCTCTACAGCCTCGCCACCGGAGAAAGCGTCCGCATGGGTGGCGGCCATGACCTCATGGACCCGATCTCGCATCATGGAGCAAGAGGGATAACGCCCACCGAAGCGGGAAACCGCAAGTGTCTTCGCTCCATCATGGAGAACTGCGGTTTCGCTCCCTACGCCTGCGAGTGGTGGCACTACACGCTGAAAAGCGAGCCTTATTCAGATGTCTATTTCGACTTTCCCATCGCCTAA
- a CDS encoding alpha/beta hydrolase, with the protein MHVTSEKRLDDGVLEREFTLGGIPGILWTPEAASASAPVPLILLGHPTLGLRTMYPRLVARARHSAAEGFATATIELPGCGDRPRWPALDQARAGLRRAMQAGEPVGDEMVDALVLPLVDKAVPEWQDALDAFLSLPEIGGPVGYSGGVISIGIRLAVVEPRIVAAGLFAGSLVPRVMFEEARQVTIPLHVLLQWDDEGNDRQAALDLFDAFGSREKSLYANMGGHTGVPQFAGETAAQFFARHLKGRPGRETGSSR; encoded by the coding sequence ATGCATGTCACTTCCGAGAAACGCCTCGACGACGGCGTCCTCGAACGCGAATTCACCCTCGGCGGGATTCCCGGCATCCTGTGGACACCCGAAGCCGCATCCGCATCCGCGCCGGTGCCACTGATCCTGCTCGGCCATCCCACGCTCGGCCTACGCACGATGTACCCCCGACTGGTGGCCCGAGCCCGGCACTCCGCAGCGGAGGGCTTCGCCACGGCCACCATCGAGCTCCCCGGATGCGGCGACCGGCCCCGTTGGCCCGCCCTCGACCAGGCCCGGGCCGGCCTGCGCCGGGCGATGCAGGCCGGCGAGCCGGTCGGCGACGAGATGGTCGACGCCCTCGTCCTCCCGCTGGTCGACAAGGCGGTCCCGGAATGGCAGGACGCGCTGGACGCCTTCCTGTCGCTGCCCGAGATCGGCGGTCCGGTCGGGTACTCGGGGGGAGTGATCTCCATCGGCATCCGGCTGGCGGTGGTCGAGCCGCGCATCGTGGCCGCCGGCCTGTTCGCGGGGAGCCTGGTGCCTCGCGTCATGTTCGAGGAGGCCCGGCAGGTCACTATTCCGCTGCATGTCCTGCTGCAGTGGGACGACGAAGGCAACGACCGGCAGGCGGCGCTGGACCTGTTTGACGCCTTCGGTTCCAGGGAGAAGTCCCTGTACGCCAATATGGGTGGTCACACCGGCGTACCGCAGTTCGCTGGGGAAACTGCGGCCCAGTTCTTCGCACGGCACCTGAAAGGGAGGCCGGGCCGTGAGACCGGCAGCAGTCGATAG
- a CDS encoding NAD(P)/FAD-dependent oxidoreductase — protein sequence MTTPAQSANTTAPGPGDIGDRADVVVVGGGLAGLGAALTLVRARRSVLVIDEGHPRNAPAAHSHGYLTRDGTPPLELLRLGRQEVRGYGGRIIEGAVQSITPLDDDGFLLTTREGNRHRARRVLVTTGLVDRYPHLPGLRERWGRDVVHCPYCFGWEHRDRALAVLGTGPGAAAQALMWRQWSEDVVLFEHTAPGLAEEERARLAARGVTVVPGEVEAIEVSGDSVVGVRLASGEVHPREVIVVGPRFESRLDLLVPLGVQVVEHPLGIGRQVQADPSGFTGVPGVWVAGNVLDVTAGVMQATASGVTAAAALNADLTADDTERAVLAVRAP from the coding sequence ATGACTACGCCAGCGCAATCCGCAAACACAACCGCGCCCGGACCGGGTGACATCGGAGACCGCGCCGATGTCGTCGTGGTGGGCGGCGGCCTGGCCGGCCTCGGCGCCGCCCTGACCCTCGTCCGCGCACGCCGCTCGGTCCTCGTCATCGACGAGGGCCACCCGCGCAACGCGCCGGCCGCACACTCGCACGGCTACCTGACCCGCGACGGCACGCCTCCCCTCGAACTGCTCAGGCTGGGGCGGCAGGAGGTACGCGGCTACGGCGGGCGCATCATCGAGGGTGCCGTCCAGAGCATCACGCCGCTCGATGACGACGGCTTCCTCCTCACCACCCGGGAAGGCAACCGTCACCGGGCGCGGCGGGTGCTCGTGACCACCGGACTGGTTGACCGCTACCCGCACCTTCCAGGTCTGCGCGAGCGGTGGGGGCGCGACGTCGTGCACTGCCCCTACTGCTTCGGCTGGGAGCATCGCGACCGGGCCCTCGCCGTCCTCGGCACCGGGCCCGGGGCGGCGGCGCAGGCGCTGATGTGGCGTCAGTGGAGTGAGGACGTCGTGCTGTTCGAGCACACCGCGCCCGGGCTCGCCGAAGAGGAACGGGCCCGGCTCGCGGCCCGCGGCGTCACAGTCGTACCCGGCGAGGTGGAGGCGATCGAGGTCAGCGGCGACAGCGTCGTCGGTGTCCGGCTCGCCTCGGGCGAGGTCCACCCGCGTGAGGTCATCGTCGTCGGCCCGCGGTTCGAGTCCCGGCTCGACCTGCTCGTGCCCCTCGGCGTGCAGGTGGTCGAGCACCCGCTCGGCATCGGCCGCCAGGTTCAGGCCGACCCGAGCGGCTTCACCGGAGTGCCCGGGGTGTGGGTCGCCGGCAACGTACTCGACGTGACCGCCGGCGTCATGCAGGCCACGGCGTCGGGGGTCACGGCAGCCGCCGCGCTCAACGCCGACCTGACCGCGGACGACACCGAACGCGCCGTCCTGGCCGTACGAGCACCGTGA
- a CDS encoding DUF1684 domain-containing protein → MAYVQDTAGEQFTQDWKEWRAGWEQWLVAPHGWLSARSLFWLDSTPRRYPGLPGLWSQDQDEVVIDPDGVTMSFGGESFGTVRRISLTGAPDDQRVTAGGLEVGITCRGTCMIVVYDPATPARRNFRGVPVFAPDPDWVLTGRYEPYASSHSIKLSSVDPGLDEHTYDSPGLVHLQYERQTYTLQVLRSGGTLNTVFADATSGVTTYGAGRSLMISEVGEDGLVRLDFNRAVNLPCAFSDNFPICPVPPPGNRLPFAIEAGERTPREKTG, encoded by the coding sequence ATGGCATACGTCCAGGACACCGCTGGTGAGCAGTTCACACAGGACTGGAAGGAGTGGCGGGCCGGATGGGAGCAGTGGCTCGTCGCACCGCACGGCTGGCTGTCGGCCCGCTCGCTGTTCTGGCTGGACAGCACGCCCCGCCGCTACCCGGGGCTGCCGGGCCTGTGGTCCCAGGACCAGGACGAGGTCGTCATCGACCCGGACGGGGTGACGATGTCCTTCGGCGGCGAGAGTTTCGGCACCGTACGCCGTATCTCCCTGACCGGGGCCCCCGATGACCAGCGGGTGACGGCAGGCGGCCTGGAGGTCGGCATCACCTGCCGCGGGACCTGCATGATCGTGGTCTACGACCCGGCCACGCCGGCACGGCGGAACTTCCGCGGCGTACCTGTCTTCGCGCCGGACCCCGACTGGGTGCTCACCGGCCGCTACGAACCGTACGCGTCATCCCATTCGATCAAGCTCAGTTCCGTCGATCCGGGGCTGGATGAGCACACCTACGACTCCCCCGGGCTCGTACACCTTCAGTACGAGCGGCAGACCTACACCCTGCAGGTGCTGCGTTCCGGCGGGACGCTGAACACGGTGTTCGCCGACGCCACGAGCGGCGTCACCACCTACGGCGCGGGCCGCTCGCTGATGATCTCCGAAGTGGGCGAAGACGGGCTGGTACGCCTGGACTTCAACCGGGCGGTGAACCTGCCGTGCGCGTTCAGCGACAATTTTCCCATCTGTCCCGTGCCACCCCCGGGCAACCGGCTCCCCTTCGCCATCGAGGCGGGGGAGCGGACGCCACGGGAGAAGACGGGCTGA
- a CDS encoding MarR family transcriptional regulator: MRKTGNSEKPGPRVPPAEPGVEDLARAADRLFHAMRRSRSATAGRSEAGLSMSQLTLLRALVEDAGGEGLPVSRLAANAEVSVPTATRMLRQLEDRNVVTRRRAAHDERQVLVRLTEEGAERLDVMQAELRARQYAALSRFTRRSGANSPHSCTALPASSGTPFRGRPGR; encoded by the coding sequence ATGAGGAAGACAGGCAACTCCGAGAAGCCCGGCCCTCGTGTCCCGCCCGCCGAGCCCGGAGTCGAGGACCTGGCCCGGGCTGCCGACCGGCTCTTCCACGCCATGCGGCGCTCACGGTCCGCCACGGCAGGCCGGTCCGAAGCCGGGCTGTCCATGTCACAGTTGACCCTGCTCAGGGCACTGGTGGAGGACGCCGGGGGCGAAGGGCTGCCGGTCAGCCGACTGGCCGCCAACGCCGAGGTCAGCGTCCCCACCGCCACCCGTATGCTGCGGCAGTTGGAGGACAGGAACGTGGTCACCCGGCGCCGCGCTGCACACGATGAACGTCAGGTCCTCGTCCGGCTCACCGAGGAGGGCGCAGAGCGCCTCGACGTCATGCAGGCCGAACTGCGGGCCCGTCAATACGCCGCTCTGTCGCGCTTCACCCGCAGGAGCGGTGCGAACTCGCCGCACAGTTGCACCGCCTTGCCGGCGTCATCGGGGACACCGTTCCGGGGGCGGCCGGGCCGGTGA
- a CDS encoding amidohydrolase family protein, whose amino-acid sequence MAFPARIDVHQHIVPPVWSQALAAQGLDSGGWAIPCWSADSAVAMMDRQGIAAGVLSVTSPGVHLGEDGRARRLARAVNEYSAEVVKDRPDRFGHFASVPLPDIDAALAEAVYALDVLRADGVVLMSHACGRYLGDPGFEPLWAELDRRAANVFVHPAQPPMALLPGTPAPLADYVFDTTRSALNLVLNGVMSRYPDLRVILSHGGGFLPYAAYRFSGLISTVVAPDRRAEDVLHDLKRFYFDTALSASPSALPALLAFAEPDHVLYGSDWPFAPQEAGTYYNRFLETYPDFTPGQAEAVNRRNAEVLFPCLAR is encoded by the coding sequence ATGGCCTTCCCCGCTCGCATCGACGTCCACCAGCACATCGTTCCGCCGGTCTGGTCCCAGGCGCTCGCTGCGCAGGGCCTGGACTCCGGCGGCTGGGCCATCCCCTGCTGGAGCGCCGACAGTGCCGTCGCCATGATGGACCGGCAGGGCATCGCCGCCGGCGTCCTGTCCGTCACCTCCCCCGGCGTGCACCTCGGCGAGGACGGCCGGGCCCGGCGCCTCGCCCGCGCCGTGAACGAGTACAGCGCCGAGGTCGTCAAGGACCGCCCCGACCGCTTCGGCCATTTCGCGAGCGTCCCGCTGCCCGACATCGACGCCGCCCTGGCCGAGGCCGTGTACGCGCTGGACGTTCTGCGCGCCGACGGCGTGGTGCTGATGTCCCATGCCTGCGGGCGCTACCTCGGCGACCCCGGCTTCGAGCCGCTGTGGGCCGAACTCGACCGCCGCGCGGCGAACGTCTTCGTCCACCCCGCCCAGCCCCCGATGGCCTTGCTCCCCGGCACTCCGGCGCCGCTGGCCGACTATGTCTTCGACACCACCCGCAGTGCCCTCAACCTGGTGCTGAACGGCGTCATGAGCCGCTATCCGGACCTGCGGGTGATCCTTTCGCACGGCGGCGGCTTCCTCCCCTATGCCGCCTACCGTTTCTCCGGCCTGATCTCCACCGTCGTCGCTCCCGACCGCAGGGCCGAAGACGTCCTGCACGACCTGAAACGCTTCTACTTCGACACCGCCCTGTCCGCCAGCCCCAGCGCCCTGCCCGCCCTGCTGGCCTTCGCCGAACCCGACCATGTCCTCTACGGCAGCGACTGGCCCTTCGCGCCGCAGGAGGCCGGCACCTACTACAACCGCTTCCTGGAGACCTACCCCGACTTCACGCCTGGCCAGGCGGAGGCCGTCAACCGCAGGAACGCCGAGGTCCTCTTCCCCTGCCTCGCCCGCTGA
- a CDS encoding alpha/beta hydrolase — protein MTSALPGAAMRSVTSPGAVRPSGFGTATGVPGLPAGFCDVFSSRYVDVDGVRLHTVTGGQGPALLLIGGWPQFWYQWRHVMLPLAGHYTVIVADARGTGLSDKPATGYDSATCAREFHRLMELLGHDRFAVVGHDIGVWTAYAMAADNPGPIQRMALVDAIIPGVSASPPLLGDRRTSDFLWHFNFNRALDVNEDLVRGREDLYFGHQFATKASTPTAVPASAVAVYVQAMRLPGALRAGFEYYRAIDETMAQSLERKKRKLTLPVLAVAGDALGGENMENEVRSLADDVRSTVVADCGHFVPEEAPEALLEHLLPFLHPYRSAH, from the coding sequence ATGACCTCAGCACTCCCCGGCGCCGCCATGCGGTCCGTCACGTCTCCCGGCGCGGTCCGGCCGTCGGGTTTTGGTACCGCCACCGGCGTGCCGGGCCTGCCTGCCGGCTTCTGCGACGTCTTCTCCAGCCGGTACGTCGACGTGGACGGGGTACGCCTGCACACCGTCACCGGAGGACAGGGGCCGGCGCTGCTCCTGATCGGAGGCTGGCCGCAGTTCTGGTACCAGTGGCGTCATGTCATGCTTCCGCTGGCCGGGCACTACACCGTGATCGTCGCCGACGCGCGCGGCACCGGTCTGTCCGACAAGCCCGCCACCGGATACGACTCCGCGACCTGCGCACGGGAATTCCACCGGCTGATGGAGTTGCTCGGCCACGACCGGTTCGCCGTCGTCGGCCACGACATCGGCGTATGGACGGCTTACGCCATGGCCGCGGACAATCCGGGCCCCATTCAGCGCATGGCCCTGGTCGACGCGATCATCCCCGGTGTCTCCGCCTCGCCCCCGCTCCTCGGCGACCGGCGTACCAGCGACTTCCTGTGGCACTTCAACTTCAACCGTGCGCTTGATGTCAACGAAGACCTCGTCCGGGGGCGGGAAGACCTCTACTTCGGGCACCAGTTCGCCACCAAGGCATCCACCCCCACCGCGGTCCCCGCCTCCGCGGTGGCCGTGTACGTCCAGGCCATGCGCCTTCCCGGGGCGTTGCGGGCCGGCTTCGAGTACTACCGTGCCATCGACGAGACCATGGCGCAGAGCCTCGAACGCAAGAAGCGCAAGCTCACCCTTCCCGTGCTGGCTGTCGCGGGTGACGCCCTCGGCGGGGAGAACATGGAGAACGAAGTCCGTTCCCTGGCCGATGACGTGCGCAGCACCGTCGTTGCCGACTGCGGTCACTTCGTTCCGGAGGAAGCGCCCGAAGCACTGCTGGAGCACCTGCTGCCCTTCCTCCACCCTTACCGGAGCGCTCACTGA
- a CDS encoding serine hydrolase domain-containing protein → MAQRAVDNNSLGVIVRVDRGQGRPMEVVRQAAWTEADGRLAVGDQFRVGSNTKTVTATLVLQQVAEHRIGLEDPVEKWLPGLVPGGPDITVKMLLNHTSGLGDFALTPRFLPSLTGQDKRTWTPEELIALSPGRTSSGAPGKKYSYSNTNYEALGLILEKATGKKVADLIEQRITKPLGMKDTFLATDAAWSRGKKHVTGYEPGPGRLRSLLARIVDLPEGTEVAGPRRPHDNVDAGAVDPGWTWAAGGLVSTAPDWQRFQSALMSGTLLPAVQMKQMRQTVPDPQDGGGYGLGLMKVDTSCGTVWGHTGGLPGYSSEFYTDQSGRRSVAVLTATNFHIKEPTAAAANKDLVNAAICTMLDKPWPERTAPSAR, encoded by the coding sequence ATGGCGCAGCGGGCGGTCGACAACAACTCTCTGGGAGTGATCGTCCGGGTCGACCGGGGCCAGGGCCGTCCCATGGAGGTCGTGCGGCAGGCCGCCTGGACCGAGGCCGACGGACGCCTTGCCGTCGGCGACCAGTTCCGAGTGGGCTCGAACACCAAGACGGTCACGGCCACCCTCGTACTGCAGCAGGTCGCCGAACACCGGATCGGCCTGGAGGACCCGGTGGAGAAATGGCTGCCGGGGCTGGTCCCGGGCGGGCCGGACATCACCGTGAAGATGCTGCTCAACCACACGAGCGGACTGGGGGATTTCGCGCTGACGCCACGCTTTCTGCCCTCCTTGACCGGTCAGGACAAGCGCACCTGGACGCCCGAGGAACTCATAGCGCTCTCCCCGGGCCGGACATCTTCGGGGGCTCCAGGGAAGAAGTACTCCTACAGCAACACCAACTACGAAGCGCTCGGCCTGATCCTGGAGAAGGCCACCGGGAAGAAGGTGGCCGATCTCATCGAACAGCGGATCACCAAGCCGCTGGGCATGAAAGACACGTTCTTGGCCACGGACGCCGCCTGGAGCCGGGGCAAGAAGCATGTGACGGGCTATGAGCCGGGCCCGGGCCGGCTGCGCAGCCTCCTCGCGCGGATCGTGGACCTGCCCGAGGGGACGGAGGTAGCGGGCCCCCGGCGTCCGCACGACAACGTCGACGCCGGCGCCGTCGATCCGGGCTGGACCTGGGCGGCGGGCGGACTGGTGTCCACTGCACCGGACTGGCAGCGGTTCCAAAGCGCGCTGATGTCCGGCACGTTGCTGCCCGCGGTTCAGATGAAGCAGATGCGGCAGACGGTGCCCGACCCGCAGGACGGCGGCGGCTACGGACTGGGCCTGATGAAGGTCGACACCTCCTGCGGCACCGTCTGGGGCCACACAGGCGGCCTGCCCGGGTACTCCAGCGAGTTCTACACCGACCAGAGCGGCCGTCGTAGTGTCGCGGTGCTGACGGCAACCAACTTCCACATCAAGGAACCCACGGCTGCCGCCGCCAACAAGGACCTCGTCAACGCCGCGATCTGCACCATGCTGGACAAACCCTGGCCTGAGAGGACTGCGCCGTCAGCTCGGTGA
- a CDS encoding ketoacyl-ACP synthase III — translation MTSRHLEERIVAVSGVQVPEGLVERATGIVSRRAAEEGEYASTFAVRAARTALGRAGLAPFDIDLLVFASATRDMVEPATAHVVQAELGSRAHAVDVTNACNSFLNGIDAARAMILAGRARRALVVTGETPSRAVRHAPAGPEEFRAGFAGYTFGDAGAAVVLQAVESGGILDVDTETHSEHWEVGGIFGGGSRHPRGEEHTYFRGDGSELREVFEKVGTSVLDRMRQRTGLEWGDFAHILVHQVTVPYLERFVEVAGVPRDRLVVTVPYLGNLASATLGVQLDLVHEPLRSGDRVLFVGLGGGVSIMTMVWEKA, via the coding sequence GTGACCTCGCGGCACTTGGAGGAGCGGATCGTGGCCGTCTCCGGGGTGCAGGTTCCGGAGGGGTTGGTGGAGCGGGCCACGGGCATCGTTTCCCGGCGGGCGGCCGAGGAGGGTGAGTACGCCTCGACGTTCGCCGTACGCGCGGCGCGCACGGCGCTCGGGCGGGCCGGGCTGGCGCCGTTCGACATCGACCTGCTGGTCTTCGCCTCGGCCACCCGGGACATGGTGGAGCCGGCGACCGCGCACGTGGTGCAGGCCGAGCTGGGGTCCAGGGCGCATGCCGTGGATGTGACCAACGCGTGCAACAGCTTTCTGAACGGCATCGATGCGGCGCGGGCGATGATCCTGGCCGGCCGGGCGCGCCGGGCCCTGGTCGTCACCGGGGAGACACCCAGCCGCGCGGTACGGCACGCGCCCGCCGGCCCGGAGGAGTTCCGGGCCGGATTCGCCGGTTACACCTTCGGCGACGCGGGGGCGGCCGTCGTCCTCCAAGCGGTGGAAAGCGGCGGGATCCTGGACGTGGACACCGAGACGCACTCCGAACACTGGGAGGTCGGTGGGATCTTCGGTGGCGGGTCGCGTCATCCCCGCGGGGAGGAGCACACCTATTTCCGCGGTGACGGAAGCGAGCTGCGCGAGGTGTTCGAGAAGGTCGGTACGTCGGTGCTCGACCGGATGCGGCAGCGTACGGGCCTGGAGTGGGGCGACTTCGCGCACATCCTCGTCCACCAGGTGACGGTCCCGTACCTGGAGCGCTTCGTGGAGGTCGCCGGGGTGCCGCGGGACCGGCTCGTGGTCACCGTCCCGTACCTCGGCAACCTGGCCAGCGCCACCCTCGGTGTGCAGCTCGACCTCGTCCACGAGCCGCTGCGGTCCGGTGACCGGGTTCTGTTCGTGGGCCTGGGCGGCGGTGTGAGCATCATGACGATGGTCTGGGAGAAGGCGTGA
- a CDS encoding glycosyltransferase family 2 protein has translation MSALWVVVPAHQEAARIGGTLKALAAQRDRDFTLVVVDNASTDDTAALAREFARRAPFEVHVLHEPEKGVGCAVDTGFRYAIGHGAALLARTDADCLPHPGWTAAARGALGRGAGLVCGRIDARRDEHGPFGRAVFRLLVRTAALFGRLRPAHRRRHGYLAPYRMHAGNNMAVTARLYEAVGGMPRRPSPTDRLFLNRVRRHTTAIVHARDMVVENSTRRLAAYGLIGTARWYLDRGPGRHGEDPR, from the coding sequence GTGAGCGCGCTGTGGGTGGTGGTGCCCGCGCACCAGGAGGCCGCCCGTATCGGCGGCACGCTCAAGGCTCTGGCGGCCCAGCGCGACCGGGACTTCACGCTGGTGGTCGTCGACAACGCCTCGACGGACGACACCGCGGCCCTTGCCCGCGAGTTCGCCCGCCGGGCGCCCTTTGAGGTCCATGTGCTGCACGAGCCGGAGAAGGGGGTGGGCTGCGCGGTCGACACCGGGTTCCGGTACGCGATCGGGCACGGGGCGGCGCTGCTGGCCCGTACGGACGCCGACTGTCTGCCGCACCCCGGCTGGACGGCCGCTGCCCGCGGTGCTCTGGGGCGCGGGGCCGGGCTGGTGTGCGGACGCATCGATGCCCGGCGTGACGAGCACGGGCCGTTCGGGCGTGCCGTCTTCCGTCTCCTCGTACGTACAGCGGCGCTGTTCGGGCGGCTGCGCCCCGCCCACCGGCGCCGCCACGGCTACCTGGCGCCCTACCGGATGCACGCCGGCAACAACATGGCCGTCACCGCCAGGCTCTACGAAGCCGTCGGCGGGATGCCGCGCCGCCCCTCCCCCACCGACCGGCTCTTCTTGAACCGGGTACGCCGCCATACCACCGCCATCGTCCACGCCCGCGACATGGTGGTGGAGAACTCCACCCGGCGCCTTGCCGCGTACGGCCTGATCGGCACCGCCCGCTGGTACCTGGACCGGGGCCCGGGCCGGCACGGGGAGGACCCTCGCTGA
- a CDS encoding AMP-binding protein, with protein MLDALTHTLRRAPGRPAVLGTTRSGAPRTKATCGDLADLADRYAAALRARGTGRGSTVGVAVRPGPGALAVLLAVHRLGARAAVLDPGAGPEVLRARLALARPHLVLADAAAQAVAGWARPLARRAGLALPDLAGLGTVVTVGRRLPGCAPVLDTGLPTAGLPPAVDEDGDAVIVFTSGTTSRPRAVVHTRASLAAGMATVTDLVRPRAGRPVLGGTFFVLVPSLASGAPVALPARSPRVLVRQMRRLSPQATYLTPPQLRAALAAGARFGGRVWTGSAPAGAELLTRVKEAGAQEAWGVYALTELFPAAAVEQAAKAAFTGHGDLVGAPLPGVGAKIGETGELLLSGLAARTGISARSRTRGWPPATGRAWRTAGSCWRAAARTWCSGRRRTSTRACTRARCTCPVWNWRCWSASRPGTATSAWWRWSSRAAGGSGAAARRLAGAVGADGVGPARRPAVRGHPAVGPLPQAGPCGGLAAGPGTSGGPRPMTVPPAPGGALWVVVPAFNEAAVLSGALSALAAQSDTSFSLVVVDNASTDATPGIVRRFAGTAPFPVHLVHEGQPGAGAAADTGFRHAIAHGAAYLLRTDADCLPARHWTAAAKAEFQRGTEMVCGRSLPRPDEAPSLAERYLLPAVVRITALYGRYRAAHRHPRYRAPYVLCHGHNLGITAELYLRCGGAPRIPLEGPPEDVVLLNRAREHSDRVARAEGMVVHHSLRRLRAWGARRTLLWCWDRRYRPADPRKVHVR; from the coding sequence ATGCTCGACGCACTGACGCACACACTGCGGCGTGCCCCCGGCCGGCCCGCCGTGCTGGGTACCACCCGGTCCGGGGCCCCGCGTACCAAGGCCACCTGTGGCGATCTGGCCGATCTCGCCGACCGTTACGCCGCGGCCCTGCGCGCGCGGGGCACCGGGCGGGGCAGCACCGTCGGGGTCGCCGTCCGGCCCGGTCCCGGGGCGCTGGCCGTGCTGCTCGCCGTGCACCGGCTCGGTGCGCGGGCCGCGGTGCTCGACCCCGGCGCCGGGCCGGAGGTGCTGCGGGCCCGGCTGGCCCTGGCCCGCCCCCATCTCGTACTCGCCGATGCCGCCGCCCAGGCGGTCGCCGGCTGGGCCCGGCCGCTCGCCCGCCGGGCCGGCCTGGCGCTGCCGGATCTCGCCGGGCTGGGGACCGTTGTCACGGTCGGCCGCCGGCTGCCCGGCTGCGCCCCTGTACTGGACACCGGCCTCCCGACAGCGGGCCTGCCCCCGGCGGTGGACGAGGACGGTGACGCGGTCATCGTCTTCACCTCGGGCACCACCTCACGGCCCCGCGCGGTGGTGCACACCCGCGCCTCCCTGGCCGCGGGCATGGCCACCGTGACGGATCTGGTACGGCCCCGGGCCGGCCGGCCCGTTCTCGGCGGCACCTTCTTCGTCCTGGTGCCGTCCCTGGCGAGCGGCGCGCCGGTCGCCCTGCCCGCCCGCTCCCCCCGCGTCCTGGTACGGCAGATGCGCCGGCTCTCCCCGCAGGCCACCTACCTGACGCCGCCGCAGCTCCGGGCCGCACTGGCGGCGGGGGCGCGGTTCGGCGGGCGGGTGTGGACCGGGTCCGCCCCGGCCGGTGCCGAACTGCTCACGCGCGTGAAGGAGGCCGGGGCGCAGGAGGCATGGGGCGTGTACGCGCTCACCGAGCTGTTTCCCGCCGCCGCCGTCGAACAGGCCGCCAAGGCGGCCTTCACCGGCCACGGCGACCTGGTCGGAGCACCGCTGCCGGGCGTTGGGGCCAAGATCGGCGAGACGGGCGAGCTGCTGCTGTCCGGTTTGGCCGCCCGGACCGGTATCTCGGCCAGGAGCCGGACCCGTGGGTGGCCACCGGCGACCGGGCGCGCCTGGAGGACGGCCGGATCGTGCTGGCGGGCCGCTGCAAGGACATGGTGCTCAGGAAGGCGGAGAACATCTACCCGGGCCTGTACGAGGGCTCGTTGCACGTGCCCGGTGTGGAACTGGCGCTGCTGGTCGGCGTCCCGGCCGGGGACGGCGACGAGCGCCTGGTGGCGGTGGTCCAGCCGCGCCGCGGGCGGATCCGGCGCGGCTGCGCGCCGCCTTGCGGGCGCCGTTGGCGCGGATGGGGTCGGCCCGGCCCGACGCCCTGCTGTTCGCGGACATCCCGCTGTCGGGCCGCTCCCGCAAGCCGGACCGTGCGGCGGCCTCGCGGCTGGCCCGGGCACGTCTGGAGGGCCGCGGCCGATGACCGTCCCGCCTGCGCCCGGTGGCGCGTTGTGGGTGGTGGTGCCCGCTTTCAACGAGGCCGCCGTCCTCAGTGGTGCCCTGTCCGCCCTCGCCGCCCAGAGCGACACCTCCTTCTCCCTCGTCGTGGTCGACAACGCCTCCACCGACGCCACCCCGGGCATCGTGCGCCGTTTCGCCGGTACGGCCCCCTTTCCGGTCCACCTCGTCCACGAGGGACAGCCGGGCGCCGGCGCCGCCGCCGACACCGGGTTCCGTCACGCCATCGCCCACGGCGCGGCCTACCTGCTGCGTACGGACGCCGACTGCCTGCCGGCCCGGCACTGGACCGCCGCCGCCAAGGCCGAGTTCCAACGCGGAACCGAGATGGTGTGCGGGCGCAGCCTGCCGCGTCCGGACGAGGCTCCCTCGCTCGCCGAGCGGTATCTGCTGCCGGCGGTGGTGCGGATCACCGCGCTGTACGGGCGCTACCGCGCGGCTCACCGCCACCCGCGCTACCGCGCCCCGTACGTACTGTGCCACGGCCACAACCTCGGCATCACCGCCGAGCTGTACCTGCGGTGCGGCGGTGCGCCGCGCATCCCGCTGGAAGGGCCGCCCGAGGACGTGGTCCTGCTCAACCGGGCCCGTGAGCACAGCGACCGCGTCGCACGGGCGGAGGGGATGGTCGTTCACCACAGTCTGCGGCGGCTGCGGGCCTGGGGCGCGCGCCGGACCCTGCTGTGGTGCTGGGACCGCCGCTACCGCCCCGCCGACCCACGAAAGGTGCATGTCAGGTGA